The Geotalea uraniireducens Rf4 genome window below encodes:
- a CDS encoding MMPL family transporter translates to MSHAIFHNITRAFQLLVNRHLQWIYRITSAYPRRVVGVALFLLIPAIAVIATTRFEADIFKLFPAQQGPLRLFLDSLEWTGSAKEVYFLLEGEPALLPGEAENLATRLRALQVDGRNAFRKVNYRVYDTSEAASFAEFIGYAVGNPQLFLDPAAAGDYAARFERPALDRALARARTELASQAGMGMRDIIAADPLYLREFILPRLKKGSQALALDPSSPYFLSRDGRVLIMIAEPAQPVQNMAFARKLVAGINEIRRGARVKVSCAGAHLSAVIDEQVMKQNIIACVVSSLFVVLGLFYLTYRRVLPTLLIPLILFYGVVLALGSAGLFLSSISIISFAFTALIIGLGTDYSIHLYDRFYTERSAGRETGEALRLAMVETGHGVFTAATTTALPFLALTVSDVRALFELGLLVGLGVIFSLYATFFFLPPLLLFAEQRFPAASYRPLPRFGLGWVWETCVQRSRRLVAASVLLICLLLIAACFIGFEGELKNLQPRHSEAFLTQEKIEKHLSLSPKQMLVALTGRSPVEVMEQGGRVEKLLAGYQRRGEIVSWSSLGQVLNDRTTQGEVLTSLNRALAAQQPAQAVQGALRENGFAPEAFEPFLAGLAGLLLAQPVDMAAGIERLGRSPLRGVSDRHLVRDSGGYHLLVFINYRGAEFPQQSFLRELAAIDLAARATSADLVSGQLSSAVKKSFFWGFVLGGAMVLFLLLSHFSTLRDIWYALFPVVGGVIAMLGLMVLTGMRLNFMNAMVLVTILGMGSDYGMHIVHRVTAAGADERRDQFVQSGRAILLSALTTIAGFGSLAFTDYGAMSSIGWATNYGVAATALFALVTLPAVICLKLRA, encoded by the coding sequence ATGTCACATGCCATCTTCCATAACATAACCCGCGCCTTCCAGCTGCTCGTCAACCGGCATCTCCAGTGGATTTACCGTATCACCTCCGCTTACCCCCGGCGGGTGGTCGGCGTCGCGCTCTTTCTGCTGATTCCGGCCATCGCTGTCATCGCCACCACCCGTTTCGAAGCGGACATCTTCAAGCTGTTTCCGGCGCAGCAAGGGCCGCTCAGGCTGTTCCTCGATTCGCTGGAATGGACCGGCAGCGCCAAAGAGGTCTATTTCCTGCTGGAGGGGGAGCCGGCGCTTTTGCCAGGCGAGGCGGAAAACCTGGCTACCAGGCTCAGGGCGCTGCAGGTTGATGGCAGAAACGCATTCCGCAAGGTGAATTACCGGGTCTACGACACGTCTGAGGCCGCCTCCTTCGCCGAATTCATCGGCTATGCGGTAGGCAACCCGCAACTCTTCCTCGATCCGGCGGCTGCCGGCGACTATGCAGCGCGCTTTGAGAGGCCGGCTCTCGACCGGGCGCTGGCACGGGCCAGGACCGAACTGGCCAGCCAGGCGGGGATGGGAATGCGTGATATAATTGCCGCCGATCCGCTCTACCTGCGGGAGTTTATCCTGCCGCGCCTGAAAAAGGGGAGCCAGGCCCTGGCCCTTGATCCCTCTTCACCCTACTTCCTCTCCCGCGACGGCCGGGTGCTGATCATGATCGCCGAACCGGCCCAGCCGGTGCAGAACATGGCCTTTGCCAGAAAACTCGTCGCCGGCATCAATGAGATCCGCCGCGGGGCGCGGGTGAAGGTTTCCTGCGCCGGCGCCCATCTGAGCGCGGTGATCGACGAACAGGTGATGAAGCAGAACATCATCGCCTGCGTGGTCTCTTCCCTGTTCGTCGTGCTGGGGTTGTTCTACCTTACCTATCGCCGGGTCCTCCCCACTCTCCTGATCCCGCTGATCCTCTTTTACGGGGTCGTGCTGGCCCTTGGCAGCGCCGGGCTGTTTCTCTCCTCCATCAGCATCATATCCTTCGCCTTTACCGCGTTGATCATCGGCCTGGGCACCGATTACTCCATCCATCTCTATGACCGTTTTTATACGGAGCGGAGCGCCGGCCGGGAAACCGGCGAGGCCCTGCGGCTGGCGATGGTCGAGACCGGCCATGGCGTCTTTACCGCCGCGACCACCACCGCCTTGCCGTTCCTGGCGCTCACTGTTTCGGATGTGCGCGCCCTGTTCGAACTGGGGTTGCTGGTAGGTCTCGGGGTGATCTTTTCTCTCTATGCCACCTTCTTTTTCCTGCCGCCGCTCCTGCTGTTCGCCGAACAGCGCTTCCCCGCCGCATCCTATCGCCCTCTGCCGCGATTCGGCCTCGGCTGGGTCTGGGAAACCTGCGTGCAGCGCTCGCGCAGGCTGGTGGCGGCATCGGTGCTGCTGATCTGCCTGCTCTTGATCGCGGCATGCTTCATCGGCTTTGAAGGGGAGTTGAAAAATCTCCAGCCGCGCCATTCTGAGGCGTTCCTGACCCAGGAGAAGATCGAGAAGCACCTGAGCCTGAGCCCGAAACAGATGCTGGTGGCGCTGACAGGGCGTTCGCCGGTGGAGGTGATGGAGCAGGGTGGGCGGGTGGAAAAACTGCTGGCGGGTTACCAGCGGCGCGGTGAGATCGTCTCCTGGTCGTCGCTCGGCCAGGTGCTCAATGACCGGACAACGCAGGGGGAGGTCTTGACCTCCCTGAATCGAGCCCTGGCGGCGCAGCAGCCGGCTCAGGCGGTGCAGGGCGCCCTGCGGGAAAACGGCTTTGCTCCGGAGGCCTTTGAGCCTTTCCTTGCCGGCCTTGCCGGTCTGCTGCTGGCCCAACCGGTGGACATGGCGGCAGGAATCGAGCGCCTTGGCCGTTCGCCGTTACGCGGGGTGTCGGATCGGCACCTGGTCAGGGACAGCGGCGGCTACCACCTGCTCGTCTTCATCAATTACCGCGGCGCGGAATTCCCCCAGCAATCCTTTCTCCGGGAACTGGCGGCCATTGACTTGGCTGCGCGGGCGACCAGCGCAGATCTGGTCAGCGGCCAGCTGAGCAGTGCTGTAAAGAAGAGTTTCTTCTGGGGGTTCGTGCTGGGTGGGGCGATGGTGCTCTTTCTGCTTCTCTCCCATTTCTCAACCTTGCGGGACATCTGGTATGCGCTCTTTCCCGTGGTGGGAGGGGTAATCGCCATGCTCGGGCTGATGGTTCTGACCGGCATGCGGCTCAATTTCATGAACGCCATGGTGCTGGTCACCATCCTCGGCATGGGGAGCGATTATGGCATGCATATCGTTCACCGGGTGACCGCGGCCGGTGCTGACGAGCGCCGGGACCAGTTCGTCCAGTCGGGACGGGCCATACTCCTGTCGGCATTGACGACCATTGCCGGTTTCGGCTCGCTGGCGTTCACCGACTACGGCGCCATGTCCTCCATCGGCTGGGCGACCAATTACGGCGTTGCCGCCACCGCCTTATTCGCCCTGGTCACGCTACCGGCGGTGATCTGTCTTAAACTACGCGCTTGA
- a CDS encoding LolA family protein, translating into MKKVLLVVLIIFTCLAPSAHAAQDKALEALETLRHGFAGMSDFTAEIVQEKQLALMKRKMVSKGVVRFKKPGMFFMELFPPYASRLLLRDNVLTIRLPEQGVTDRIVLPPEESLEKWFSYLAKPLTALPEGADVRAERQGGNWTMQVFPKSKGGIKELQISFDGEGKIKRLVIEERNRDRTVIRFANMRRNAGLKDKDFLLE; encoded by the coding sequence ATGAAAAAGGTGTTGCTGGTAGTACTGATAATTTTTACCTGTCTCGCTCCTTCTGCCCACGCTGCCCAGGATAAGGCGCTGGAGGCGCTGGAGACGCTGCGGCACGGGTTTGCCGGCATGTCCGACTTTACCGCAGAAATTGTCCAGGAAAAGCAGCTGGCCCTGATGAAACGGAAGATGGTCTCCAAGGGGGTGGTCCGCTTCAAAAAGCCGGGCATGTTCTTTATGGAGCTCTTTCCTCCCTATGCGAGCCGCCTGCTCCTGCGGGACAATGTGCTGACGATCCGGCTGCCGGAGCAGGGGGTGACCGACCGGATCGTGCTGCCGCCGGAGGAGAGCCTGGAAAAATGGTTCTCTTACCTGGCCAAGCCGCTTACCGCCCTGCCCGAGGGGGCTGATGTGCGGGCGGAGCGCCAGGGCGGCAACTGGACCATGCAGGTCTTTCCCAAGAGCAAGGGGGGGATAAAGGAGCTGCAGATCAGCTTTGACGGCGAAGGGAAGATCAAGCGGCTCGTCATCGAGGAGCGCAACCGTGACCGTACCGTCATCAGGTTTGCCAACATGCGCCGCAACGCGGGGCTGAAGGATAAGGATTTCCTGCTGGAGTAG
- a CDS encoding B12-binding domain-containing radical SAM protein: protein MKALFVHPHGKNWLGTMKDISSIFNLMPPLGMMSIAAYLEARGMEVELIDCYAHPVSTAELVAGIIAKAPDVVGFSCTTSSFLEGYQIALRLKELAPQIRVVFGGAHACSVGVSLLDDFPAIDYLVIGEGEVTFFELLASGFSGVEAIPGIGFRLDGKGAFSGNREHIADLDTLPFPAYRRLADFPGRYNLPLFSYPHAPNTSIISSRGCPYNCSYCDRSVFSRGFRFNSPAYIFEHLKYLHRDFGIRHVFFYDDLFTFDRNRVEELCRLLVDSRLPVTYNCIARLEHVDCELVGLLKKSGCWQVNFGVESGDPEILKKHRKYMALDAVQQKLRMVGDAGMRVKGLFMVGLPGEDETAIRRTIDYALTLPLDEINVTKFTPFPGAPIYRNIREQGEFNEEWPAMNCMNFVFIPHGMTKAQLEDLYNEFIRRFYRRSRIHWGYTRMIWKSPHSIAMFLRNLPEILRFEMQQKW from the coding sequence TTGAAAGCCCTGTTTGTCCATCCCCACGGCAAGAACTGGTTGGGGACCATGAAGGATATCAGTTCCATCTTCAACCTGATGCCGCCGCTGGGCATGATGAGCATTGCCGCCTACCTGGAGGCAAGGGGGATGGAGGTGGAGCTGATCGACTGTTACGCCCATCCCGTCTCCACGGCAGAGCTGGTTGCCGGGATCATCGCAAAAGCGCCCGACGTGGTCGGCTTTTCCTGCACCACCTCTTCATTCCTGGAAGGATACCAGATAGCGCTCCGCCTCAAGGAGCTGGCGCCGCAGATCAGGGTGGTGTTCGGCGGCGCCCATGCCTGCTCGGTCGGGGTATCCCTCCTGGACGATTTTCCGGCCATCGATTACCTGGTTATCGGAGAAGGAGAGGTAACCTTTTTTGAACTGCTGGCCAGCGGCTTCAGCGGCGTGGAGGCGATCCCGGGAATCGGTTTCCGCCTGGACGGCAAAGGGGCGTTCAGCGGCAATCGCGAACATATCGCCGACCTCGACACCCTCCCCTTCCCCGCCTATCGCCGGCTGGCCGATTTCCCCGGCCGCTACAACCTTCCGCTGTTCAGCTACCCCCACGCCCCAAACACCAGCATCATTTCCAGCCGGGGCTGCCCCTACAACTGCAGCTACTGCGACAGATCCGTGTTCAGCCGAGGCTTCCGCTTCAACTCCCCCGCATACATCTTCGAGCACCTGAAGTATCTGCACCGGGATTTCGGCATCCGCCACGTCTTTTTCTACGACGACCTGTTCACCTTCGACCGCAACCGCGTCGAAGAACTGTGCCGCCTGCTGGTGGACAGCCGGCTGCCGGTAACCTACAACTGCATCGCCCGGCTTGAACATGTGGATTGCGAACTGGTGGGTCTGCTCAAGAAGTCCGGCTGCTGGCAGGTAAACTTCGGCGTCGAATCCGGCGACCCGGAGATCCTGAAAAAACACCGCAAGTACATGGCGCTGGACGCTGTGCAGCAAAAGCTCCGGATGGTCGGGGATGCCGGAATGAGGGTCAAGGGACTGTTCATGGTCGGGCTGCCGGGAGAGGATGAAACAGCGATCCGGCGCACCATCGACTATGCCCTGACACTGCCGCTGGACGAAATCAACGTGACCAAGTTCACCCCGTTCCCCGGAGCGCCCATCTACCGGAACATCCGTGAGCAGGGGGAATTCAATGAAGAATGGCCGGCAATGAACTGCATGAACTTCGTCTTCATCCCCCACGGAATGACGAAGGCGCAGCTGGAGGACCTCTACAACGAATTCATCCGCCGCTTCTACCGCCGCAGCCGGATTCACTGGGGCTACACCAGGATGATCTGGAAATCGCCCCACAGCATAGCCATGTTCCTGCGCAACCTGCCGGAAATCCTCAGGTTCGAGATGCAGCAGAAATGGTAA
- a CDS encoding alpha-amylase family glycosyl hydrolase: MRVRKDRAEYFPFGIQIRKKMWKTLEMAPVSREVRARRLPEIMFFRGLGDRLTRSGDRPVQAGQLKLYALLTTVFRHVIDLYTEEQHPGVLDQALASAGFACDSERLYTVLENFVALFPGTAQLFGDAAELTIWLADDDPQHGRKKLGAKELLLLALAGENRAVEDFRRLLDDSELAARSDYRLAVEGMERELARALPVKPFGLSLPDLLRAPLKSSPASLYDQLEYIRQNWHAILPPELLLEISSAFTVVHEESRIFAPRGEPGGIAVPKFGRGPGDHYPEYERFSPDADWMANVVMLAKMVYVWLDQLSRKYRRAIHRLDQVPDEELDTLSRWGFTGLWLIGLWERSPASQRIKQIAGNPDAISSAYSLYDYVIAHDLGGAEALASLKERCRQRGIRLASDMVPNHTGIYSKWTIEHPDWFVQLDYPPYPSYSFNGPDLSFSPEVSLHIEDGYWDKRDAAVVFKHYDHRDGRTRYIYHGNDGTSTPWNDTAQLNYLIPQVRETVIQTILHVARQFPIIRFDAAMTLAKKHYQRLWYPQPGLGSGVPSRAEHCMSREEFDAAFPEEFWREVVDRVAAEAPDTLLLAEAFWLMEGYFVRTLGMHRVYNSAFMNMLKMEENAKYRQTLKNVLEYDHRILPRFVNFMSNPDEKTAVEQFGKEGKYFGACVLLVTMPGLPMIGHGQIEGFHEKYGMEYRRSYWDEPVDEHMVRMHEEKIFPLMRKRWLFSGSENFVFYDFFAGGHVNEDVFAYSNRKDSERGIILYHNKFAETAGWIRTSTSIAVKDGAGETALVQKTLGSALDFNPDGRYYYGFRDYATGLEYIRSGRELYEKGLFVELEAFEYHAFLDFREIIDDDYGTWGRLCHDLGGRPVASIDEEIKQVRFKGVIDLARQLLADRPILLSGEFAVTGKAESPAWEPHAARFTAFLEALAVYVEGWEQVRAIVSAIARELAFLGGLATEEGDGEVAAARRLALQAMSGAGAPQIVAVAWLFFHRLGMLNEKTGWEVRSAEILHEFGLERAVEEVLCAAAGRPDAEPASLAPADSIILLRLMVRWQGFLDLPETGRLQMLFDDPLVQQFCLVHVSDGRRWCNKERLEFLLRSLFLAAVLRAYGEVAESREAPALLPRFYRQTTLLLEQAAEAGYRLDVYLGACRT; encoded by the coding sequence ATGAGAGTGCGAAAAGACAGGGCGGAATATTTTCCCTTCGGTATCCAGATACGAAAAAAAATGTGGAAGACGCTGGAGATGGCGCCTGTGTCCAGAGAGGTTCGGGCGCGTCGGCTGCCGGAAATCATGTTCTTTCGCGGCCTGGGAGACAGGCTGACCAGATCCGGAGATCGGCCGGTGCAGGCTGGGCAATTGAAGCTGTATGCCCTGCTCACCACTGTCTTTCGCCATGTCATAGACCTTTACACCGAGGAACAGCACCCCGGTGTTCTCGATCAGGCGTTGGCTTCCGCCGGATTTGCCTGTGATTCCGAAAGGCTTTATACTGTGCTGGAAAACTTTGTAGCGCTTTTTCCCGGTACTGCCCAATTGTTCGGTGATGCAGCCGAGCTGACGATCTGGCTGGCAGACGACGATCCGCAGCATGGCAGAAAGAAGCTGGGGGCCAAAGAGCTGCTGCTGCTTGCCCTGGCAGGAGAAAACCGGGCGGTGGAAGATTTCCGCAGATTGTTGGACGATAGCGAGCTTGCTGCCAGAAGCGATTACCGTCTCGCAGTGGAAGGGATGGAACGGGAACTGGCCCGAGCTTTGCCGGTTAAGCCCTTTGGCCTGTCCCTGCCGGACCTTTTACGTGCACCGCTTAAGTCATCGCCCGCCTCGCTTTACGATCAACTGGAATACATCAGGCAAAACTGGCATGCAATTCTGCCTCCGGAACTGCTCCTTGAGATTTCCTCTGCATTCACCGTCGTCCATGAAGAGTCGCGAATTTTTGCCCCGCGTGGGGAGCCGGGGGGGATTGCGGTGCCGAAGTTCGGCCGGGGTCCGGGTGACCATTATCCCGAGTACGAGCGCTTCTCTCCTGACGCCGACTGGATGGCCAACGTGGTGATGCTGGCCAAAATGGTCTACGTCTGGCTCGACCAGTTGTCCCGGAAGTACCGGCGTGCCATCCACCGTCTCGACCAGGTGCCGGACGAGGAGCTCGATACCCTCTCCCGCTGGGGATTTACCGGCCTCTGGCTGATCGGCCTTTGGGAGCGGTCGCCGGCTTCGCAACGGATCAAGCAGATTGCCGGCAACCCGGATGCCATCTCTTCCGCCTACTCGCTCTACGACTATGTCATCGCCCATGACCTGGGAGGGGCGGAGGCACTCGCAAGCCTCAAGGAGCGATGCCGTCAGCGGGGCATCCGCCTGGCGAGCGATATGGTGCCGAATCACACCGGCATCTACTCCAAATGGACCATCGAGCACCCCGACTGGTTCGTCCAGCTGGATTATCCGCCGTACCCTTCTTACTCCTTCAACGGCCCCGACCTCTCCTTTTCCCCCGAAGTCAGCCTCCACATCGAGGACGGTTACTGGGACAAGCGGGACGCGGCAGTGGTGTTCAAACACTACGACCACCGCGACGGCCGGACCCGTTACATCTACCACGGCAACGACGGCACCTCCACCCCCTGGAACGATACCGCCCAGCTCAACTACCTCATTCCACAGGTGCGGGAGACGGTAATCCAGACCATCCTCCACGTTGCCCGGCAGTTCCCGATCATCCGTTTCGATGCTGCCATGACCCTGGCCAAGAAGCATTACCAGCGCCTCTGGTACCCCCAGCCCGGGCTCGGCAGCGGAGTTCCGTCGCGCGCTGAGCACTGCATGAGCCGGGAGGAGTTCGACGCCGCCTTCCCTGAAGAGTTTTGGCGCGAGGTGGTCGACCGGGTAGCTGCCGAAGCGCCGGATACGCTCCTTCTCGCCGAGGCGTTCTGGCTCATGGAGGGGTATTTCGTCCGCACCCTCGGCATGCACCGGGTCTACAACAGCGCCTTCATGAACATGCTCAAGATGGAGGAGAATGCCAAGTATCGCCAGACGCTGAAGAACGTCCTCGAATACGACCACCGCATCCTGCCGCGCTTCGTCAACTTCATGAGCAATCCGGACGAAAAGACCGCTGTGGAGCAGTTCGGCAAGGAGGGGAAGTACTTCGGCGCCTGCGTGCTGCTCGTCACCATGCCGGGACTCCCCATGATCGGCCACGGCCAGATCGAGGGGTTCCACGAGAAATACGGCATGGAGTACCGGCGCTCATACTGGGACGAACCGGTGGACGAGCACATGGTGCGGATGCATGAAGAGAAGATATTCCCGCTGATGCGCAAGCGCTGGCTGTTCAGCGGTTCCGAGAACTTCGTTTTCTACGATTTCTTCGCCGGCGGCCACGTGAACGAGGATGTCTTTGCCTACTCCAACCGGAAAGATTCCGAACGGGGGATCATCCTCTACCACAACAAGTTCGCAGAAACAGCCGGCTGGATACGCACCTCCACGTCCATTGCCGTAAAAGACGGGGCGGGGGAAACTGCACTGGTGCAGAAGACCTTGGGTTCCGCGCTGGACTTTAATCCCGACGGCCGCTATTACTACGGTTTCCGCGATTATGCGACCGGCCTGGAGTATATCCGTTCAGGACGCGAACTTTATGAAAAAGGGCTCTTCGTCGAGCTTGAGGCCTTCGAATACCACGCTTTCCTCGATTTCCGCGAGATTATCGATGACGACTACGGTACCTGGGGACGGCTCTGCCATGATCTTGGCGGCAGGCCGGTCGCGAGCATCGACGAGGAGATCAAGCAGGTCAGGTTCAAGGGGGTGATCGACCTTGCGCGCCAGCTTCTCGCCGATCGACCGATTTTGCTTTCCGGGGAATTTGCCGTCACGGGAAAAGCGGAAAGTCCGGCATGGGAGCCGCATGCAGCGCGGTTTACGGCATTTCTTGAGGCACTGGCCGTTTACGTGGAAGGATGGGAGCAGGTTCGGGCGATCGTCTCTGCAATTGCCCGGGAGCTTGCTTTTCTTGGCGGCCTGGCAACGGAAGAAGGCGACGGAGAGGTTGCTGCCGCCCGGAGACTGGCATTGCAAGCCATGTCCGGCGCCGGCGCGCCGCAAATCGTTGCCGTTGCCTGGCTTTTCTTTCACCGGCTTGGAATGCTGAATGAGAAGACCGGCTGGGAGGTTCGTTCGGCCGAAATATTGCATGAGTTCGGTCTTGAACGTGCGGTGGAAGAAGTTCTTTGTGCCGCGGCCGGCCGGCCGGATGCCGAACCTGCGTCCCTGGCGCCGGCCGATTCCATTATCCTTTTGCGGCTTATGGTTCGCTGGCAGGGGTTCCTTGATCTCCCGGAAACGGGGCGGCTGCAAATGCTGTTCGACGATCCGCTTGTGCAGCAGTTCTGTCTGGTCCATGTAAGCGACGGCCGCCGGTGGTGCAACAAGGAGCGTTTGGAGTTCCTGCTTCGCAGCCTCTTTCTGGCAGCGGTGCTCAGAGCTTACGGGGAGGTTGCTGAGAGCCGGGAGGCGCCGGCTTTGTTGCCCCGTTTCTACCGGCAGACCACTCTGCTTCTGGAACAGGCTGCCGAGGCCGGCTATCGGCTGGACGTGTATCTAGGAGCCTGTCGGACTTAG
- a CDS encoding acyloxyacyl hydrolase yields MHGPGQKYLLSAIAGLVILLGSHVGFCADAAAFKTATAEYTFLSGYGITHRGFGATRTQVQTFDNIARFGWFLSDEAGSGWYRGRHELLMELPLHLAVDPKVRTMTGGYLLGSWKFTSPEDFVPYVLAGGGVLFVDLGLPTMGSRLDFSYQGGTGIQYFIAKDTALSFEYRYHHISNAGTASPNEPLNSSKILLGITIFR; encoded by the coding sequence ATGCACGGACCTGGACAAAAATATCTGCTTTCTGCGATTGCCGGTTTGGTAATCCTGCTCGGCAGCCATGTCGGCTTTTGCGCGGATGCAGCCGCCTTTAAGACCGCCACGGCCGAATATACCTTCCTCTCCGGCTACGGCATCACCCATCGCGGCTTCGGCGCGACCCGCACCCAGGTGCAGACCTTCGACAACATCGCCAGATTCGGCTGGTTCCTCTCGGATGAGGCCGGCAGCGGATGGTATCGGGGGAGGCATGAACTGCTGATGGAATTGCCGTTGCATCTGGCGGTCGACCCGAAGGTGCGGACCATGACGGGGGGATACCTGTTGGGGAGTTGGAAGTTCACGTCACCGGAGGACTTTGTGCCGTATGTCCTGGCAGGCGGCGGCGTGCTCTTCGTGGATCTCGGCCTGCCTACCATGGGGAGCCGCCTCGACTTCTCCTACCAAGGGGGAACCGGCATCCAGTATTTCATTGCCAAAGACACGGCGCTCAGCTTTGAATACCGCTACCACCATATCTCCAACGCAGGCACCGCCTCGCCCAATGAGCCGCTCAACTCCAGCAAGATCCTGCTGGGCATCACCATCTTCCGTTAA
- a CDS encoding PDDEXK nuclease domain-containing protein: protein MTTLDTTAYNHFLHDLKARIRTARTRAALAVTHELVLLYWQIGRDILERQEREGWGAKVTERLARDLRAEFPDMKGFSPRNLLFMRAFAEAYTDEEKVKQLVSQLPWGHIVRLIQKVKLPEEREWYIHKAFEHGWSRDILVMQIESRLFHRQGKAVSNFAATLTPSQSDLAHQTLKDPYLFDFLGLGNEAQEREVERELVKHITSFLLELGTGFSFVGRQVHLEVEGEDFFIDLLFYHLKLRCYVVIELKATSFKPEYAGKLNFYLSAVDATMRHESDNPSIGLILCKDRKGLIAEYALKDILKPVGVSEYQLVAAIPENLKGSLPTIEELEAEFSDSSEEDNTVKE, encoded by the coding sequence ATGACCACCCTTGACACCACCGCTTACAACCATTTTCTACACGACCTGAAGGCGCGCATACGCACCGCCAGGACGCGGGCGGCGCTGGCGGTTACCCACGAACTGGTACTGCTCTACTGGCAGATCGGCCGTGACATCCTCGAACGGCAGGAGCGAGAAGGATGGGGCGCCAAGGTTACAGAGCGACTGGCAAGGGATTTACGTGCCGAGTTTCCGGATATGAAGGGGTTTTCTCCCAGGAACCTCCTGTTTATGCGAGCTTTTGCCGAGGCGTACACGGATGAGGAAAAAGTGAAACAGCTTGTTTCACAATTGCCCTGGGGTCATATTGTCCGCCTCATTCAGAAGGTCAAATTACCGGAAGAGCGGGAATGGTACATCCACAAGGCATTCGAACATGGCTGGTCGCGCGACATTCTGGTAATGCAGATTGAGTCTCGCCTCTTTCATCGACAAGGAAAAGCTGTCAGCAACTTTGCCGCTACTCTAACTCCGTCTCAATCCGATCTGGCGCATCAGACTTTGAAAGACCCATATCTGTTCGACTTTCTGGGACTTGGCAATGAGGCCCAGGAACGTGAAGTTGAGCGCGAACTGGTGAAGCACATTACCAGTTTTTTACTGGAGCTTGGGACCGGTTTCTCCTTTGTTGGGCGGCAGGTACACCTGGAAGTGGAGGGAGAAGATTTTTTCATAGACCTGCTGTTCTATCACCTGAAACTCCGCTGCTATGTGGTGATCGAACTGAAGGCGACCTCCTTTAAACCGGAATATGCCGGGAAACTCAATTTTTATCTCTCGGCTGTGGATGCCACCATGCGGCATGAAAGCGATAATCCGTCAATTGGTCTGATTCTCTGCAAAGATCGAAAGGGATTAATTGCAGAGTATGCACTGAAAGACATTTTAAAGCCGGTGGGTGTATCCGAATATCAATTGGTGGCCGCTATTCCGGAAAACCTGAAAGGGAGCCTGCCAACCATTGAGGAGTTAGAGGCGGAGTTTTCGGATAGTAGCGAAGAAGACAACACCGTCAAGGAATAG